The following nucleotide sequence is from Manis pentadactyla isolate mManPen7 chromosome 13, mManPen7.hap1, whole genome shotgun sequence.
TCTCCCCAGATCCCATGTGAATGACGGCCAGGAGAACACGAGCACTGGAGGCAGTGATGACTGCTACGGGGAAGAGAAGCATAACACAGCATATGAATATCATTCTTTCAAGTAGCAATGTGTTAGCACATGAGAGTGTGAGAAGGGCAGGGATATCACAGAAAAAATGGTGTATTTCCTGGGCACCACAATAAGGGAAAGACAGCGCAACCACAACTTCAATTATACCATCAAGAGAGCCAAGAATAAAAGAAGAAGCTGCCATAAGACCACGGATTTTCTGGCTCTTGGGAGCTGAGGACCATAATGGGTGGCAAacggccacatagcggtcataggccattgcaGCCAACAGGGAACATTCGGCTCCAAGCAGGGACACATAGAAGAATATCTGGGCTCCACAGCCAGCCAGAGAGATGGATTTCCTACATGACAAGTAGTTGAAGGCCATCTTGGGGACAGTGGTACAGATGAGCATGAGGTCCATGAGGGACAGCTGGTTGAGGAGGAAGTACATGGGGCTGTGGAGGTGTGTGTCCAGGTAGATGAAGAGAATCATGGCAGTGTTTCTCATGAACACCACTGAGAAGATGCCCAGGACCAGCGAGAAGAGGAAGATGTGGTTGGGGCTGTAATCGAAGATGCCCAGCAGGATGAAGTTGGAGTTGAAGGTCCGATTCTCCCATGTCATGATGGGTATGCCCACTGTGGAGAGTACAACACGTGCAGAGTGGCCAAGATTGTGTCGTGGAAATATCAAGGACTTCCCACCTAGGTCACCACATCTACCCAATTGTCTaagcatgggaagattgattctcTGAccattgattttcttttgttttgtttttagattaggaatatttcatcttatttttggttgaagtattttttaaatataaaatgcattgtTAACATGCATAGTgagttaataataaaataatgcaaatttTATCATATCATATTATCAAGTTAGAGCAACAAATCTATTCATATGAACAGTTTAGATCATTCCTTCAAATTACTTTGTGATCAGGAAAGACTCACGGATTTCTGGGAAGTCAGTATCAACTCCATTATGTTTTCCATGGAACTCAGCATATCACACAATAATGCAAGTACAAATTCTATTTATCAAAGTGCAGAGGGAACCATGTACTCATATTAATGATTTAGGTTTAGTCAAATGTTAGGTAAACAGAAGACattgagaaataaacaatcagAGGTCAATTAAGTCATGGTTATTCTAATAATGGTGATTTCTAGTGGAAGTAGTTCCCTGTCTATGAGACATGCCCTGTACCTTATTCCATCTCCAAAAATAGGGTGTCCATGAGGCAGTCTAGTATATGTTATTTTGCTCATAAAGCAGGATAGAGTAGAGTGCAAGAACATGTTTACTTTGCCTGTTAcagattatttttgctttgtgaTTTTAGGCAATTAAATGCTCCCATCTAATTTTTCACTCTGCGCTTTGTATATTTATAGCATCTATTTATAGGATATTATTAAAACTAAAATAGATCGTATTTATAAAGTATGAATATTATTATGAATATAGTTTTACCATAtaagtgtttaaaaaataattactataGGAAGGGAAAGGTGCTATTACTACTTTACATCTAGACaagtttatataaaattaatttcttccattttcttaacAAGACTTTTTAAGGAGAATTATTTGGCTACAtactaatatatttata
It contains:
- the LOC118923790 gene encoding olfactory receptor 2M3-like, with amino-acid sequence MTWENRTFNSNFILLGIFDYSPNHIFLFSLVLGIFSVVFMRNTAMILFIYLDTHLHSPMYFLLNQLSLMDLMLICTTVPKMAFNYLSCRKSISLAGCGAQIFFYVSLLGAECSLLAAMAYDRYVAVCHPLWSSAPKSQKIRGLMAASSFILGSLDGIIEVVVALSFPYCGAQEIHHFFCDIPALLTLSCANTLLLERMIFICCVMLLFPVAVITASSARVLLAVIHMGSGESRRKAFAPCSSHLMVVGMYYGAAMFIYLRPASDRSPTQDKTVSAFYKVLTPVLNPLSLHSKEVARVRKVLGRGTSGE